The stretch of DNA ttcacttcatagttcttctagttgttctccgatgttttttaatctattgttaaattcttttttaatttttatgtttatatcgtcaaagttaagtccattggtttttggtttttgtcgctGAATTCGTTTTAACCTTATTTTAATATCTGCTACAAGTGGTTGATGATCAAATCTAATATCTGGCCCAGgaaatgtagtgacttttttgacggcatttcggaaacgctcatttacaagtatatagtctatttgatttcttgaggACTCAGGGTTATTGCCATCATAAAATGGGGCTTTCCAAGTGTATAGTCGTCGCTTGGGTAGTTTATACCAGGAGTTTGCAATGATCACAtcgttttctttacaaaattcatACAATCTCTGTCCTCGATCGTTAGGTTGCCCTAGACCATAAGGACCTACAGTCTGACCTCGTTGACCTTTCCCAATTTTTCCATTGAAGTCgcctatattatataaaatttcgtGTTTATTAAGTTTCTGTAAGATGTCTTGAATCTGATCATACAACTTTTTGACTTCATCGTCATATTTTCTATCTGTAGTCGAGGTTTAAGATTTGAAGTATGTTAGTTTTAAATGGTTGAGTATTTATTTGGAGTAATATTATTCTATCCGAGACTGGTAGGAAATTAGTTATATATTTACTCAGTTCTGATGTTACTAATATACTTACACCATTTTTGTGATGCAGGTCTTCTGTGCTGTTACCGGAATAATGTAATATACTTCCGTCCTTTTTACATGATCCTGACTCTGGCCATCTTATTCCGCTAATTCGTAGTAGGTCTATTttcattcttttcatttcttgaattgCTTTGTCGAGTTTCCCAGCCGCAAATAGACTAACATTTCATGTGCATAttctaaaattagatttcttATTTTTAGAATTTCTTCACGAGTTTTTCGCATGTTTACGACCTGAGAGGCCTCGTGGTATAAATATGTTTCTCCTCTCCTGGCGAATCTTGGCCTCCGCTTTCCATGATTAGTAACGGTTTGCAATTGCAGTGTCAATTCTATGGTGATTTTCCTGGGGTGCTCTATGAGCCgttaatgcagtggttcccctttgccttctgcattctgatGCCGTTAACCACTATTTGTTGATTCATCCACCTTCGGGGCCGATTTCTCAATCCCAGGACAAATGCAATCCCAGCAAGAATGCCCTACCACTCACCAACACATCCGCCctaagccgttggtcagtaagtgggggattgcttataccggcaatttGTTTTCTAGTAGGATGCACCGGATGACCATAATCAAGATTATGATGCgggcaggtgaggttgacatttggatAGGAGAGGCTATACGTTGGGCCTCATTATCCTTTGCATCCCAAGGGATGCACATTAATATATAACTGCTGTTTTTTATTAAgagttattttattatattttaacaatGAATAATAAGAATTGGAATAAGCATAAACCTCTAGCTGAAGAGGAATTGGAAACGATATTAAACGACCCACATTTTTTCTCTGATGATGAGAGTCTTGCCGAAAGCTATGAATTTGAATTAAGTAATTACGACAGCGATTCTGAAATATCATCTGATGGAAGAAAAGGTAATTAAAGTgtaaagataaattaaaataaacagtgTAACAGAGGCACCCGTACGCGTAAGCATAATTTAGTAGTTCATCTACCAGGGCCAAAGGGACTTGCACAAAATATGGATCATAGTAATTATTGGAAGGAATGAAATTTGTTTGTGACCGATGAAATAATACAAATCATTCCCACACATACTAATGTAAAAATTGAAACAGTTCGATTAAGGTTTAAAGAACCGTTTCCAACTTACACCAGAAACATCAAAACTGATGAGCTAAAGGCATTATTATTGTCTCTTATACTTATCAGAAGTAATGCAATCTAATCATGAGAATGTAACTTATCTTTTTGCAAGTGATGGAACAGGACGCGATATGTTTTGTGCTACAATGAACGTGagtcatttttgtttattttatgttGTTTGCGTTTCGATGAGGCAACAAAAAGagaagatagaaaaaccaaaaataagctAGCAGCGATTAGGATAATTTGGGATATATTTCTATATAACTGCCAGTCTTCATACGTTCCTGGAGAATATTTGACTGTTAACGAAATGCTTGTACCGTTCCGGGGCAGATGTTCGTTTAAAATGCCCAACAAACTAGCTAAATATGTATTGAAAATTATGTGTTTATGTGATTCACGTACAACTTACTCTCTACATGTGTATGCTTTTGTTTATTCTGGCAAGGGAAGCAGAGTTAGAGTTGATGTGTCAGTCCCTACTAGCGACGTTCTGACTCTTGTCACCCCTTAACAGATAATAAACCGCAACAATATTATAGAcaactggttttctttaattgaaTTGTGAGAAAAACTGAGGGAGCAAGAATTGGCTCTTCTTGGAACTATGAGAATTAATAAGCCGCAATTACCACTTGAATTTAAACCAAATAAGAACCGACACGTAGGATCATTATTATTTGGCCataataatagaataaaaatttgCTCTTATGTGCCAAAAAAAAACAGGCCATCATACATATTTCAACAATTCATGATGATCAACACATAAATTATGAAAGTGGTAGGCCAGAAATAATCCACGATTACAATCGAACTAAGGCCGGCGTGGACACATTAGATCAATTTTGTGCCAATTATTCTATTAAACGGCGAACAAAGAGCTAAAAAATGGTGATATTTTACCAAATTCTAAATAAAGCTGTCGTTAATAGCCAGATATTGTTAAAATGTCAAACTGACAAAGGGGAGACGAGAAGAAACTGTCTTCTTACACTAGGAAAATCATTGATGATAGATCATATGTGACAAAGGAAACTGGAATGGTTACGTGACTCGAAGGCAATAAAAACAATTGGATCAGGAAATACTTATAACCTGACGTAATGAGGAACCAAATCCTAAAATCTCGTTGTTTTTTCTGTCCTAGTAGTAGGATAGGAAAGTTAAAACAGTTTATAGAAAATGCAAGAAACATATTTCCCCAGATTACACTAccaatatatatatgaaaattgtTTATGATTAGTATATTAAACAAAGAAAAGTACTGTCCTTGAATTTTGTagtgttaaaaaaattaaggTCTTCGAGGACCCCACCAGCAACTATGTGCAACATAATTTCATCAGCACAGTTAAAGGTTAAAATTCAATAATATCGCAATGATATTAAAGTTAAGATTTTGTCAAACTGTGATTCAACCAATAGTAtaacaaaaatcaataaaaccctTTAAATATCTAAAAATAAGCTGTACTGAAAAATATATTTGGAGGAGTTAAAGTGACAAAGAAGACAAACGAATGCCAAAGTTGTATGGGTATGCagatattataataaaagtcatttaaacaaaaaaacttaactaATCTAACTtaaatatgccacaagaaaacagtttcagaacttatttgttcatttatattaatataagCAATTTTAGCTACAACAAAAAACGTCTCATACGCACATAGTGATCAACCCTGCTCCCATGGAACATGTTTATACCATTGTAAAGTGgaatccacatgtccgaagatcaaactgCTCACACTTCTCTATtaaagtggtacctatctgactcttaggcttttcctccaccccttctcaacgtgtgacttacgtgaggaggcttatgatctgaaagttactttgggtgccctgggtaatggaacaccctctgtttttattgactgtggttaaGAGACCTGACTGTAGGGGTAGCATACATATCGACTTCTATTACCGATATAATTATGCTACCATAATTTTAGAATGTTCTTCATATCCAAACTAATCAATAAATATAAGCATgggaataaaacataaaataaatctACTTTAGAGAAACAGATGGAAAACAAACGGAAGCAAACACATATACAAAAAAGTACTGaagaaaaccaaaaaacaaaaatattgttattaaaCTTATGATTGCTGAAGAATACACCATGTCATTTTTTCAAACCATTAATATCAATAAAAAACACAAATCTCCAATGTTTTAAAAGTATGTATTTTATTATAACGTTTCGTCATTTGCGAATGGGTGTGACTATTATATGTAAGAAACATcaacataaaaattataataaacgcTTGATCTAAATAGaaccatttaatttaatactattttttattgGTAACAGGAAATGATACCAAAATAAATTGAAGACACAATTTCACAATATTCTCATTTTTTACAATGATTACATTGCGGGGAAGAGGGAAAGTACCGGTACTATCACTAGGGGTATGATGGTATCCGATAGTTGGTATAAAAAGACACCGTACTCCACATAACTGCATCAGTCGCACTCTACTTAAGTTAGTGAACATGAAGATTCTGGTAAGTGGGCATTCGAGTCGCAAAAAAATTAACCGGTGTTATTCATCACTGGAACAATATCAGTGGCGGGCCTTATTTCTATAAAGTGTATAACTAGATTAAATAACGAAAATCAAAACCAACGTTTTAAATCAGTTTTGAACACAGATTATTACAAACTATATAGATAAATTATTCAGAAATTAGGTATTTTGATTTTTGGGAATGATTTTAAGGTCTTTAATGGTATAATAAGATCGTATATAAAAGGGAATAATCGTATAATTAGAGATTATTTGTGTTATCTTGATTTCATGGGAAGACTTTGCAGTTTCTAGTTTATCGTTAACTCACAATTAAAACAATATATCacaaaaattcttctttttttcccTTATTTAAGCAATTTTGCATCTGAAAGATTGTCAATCCATCTCTGGTATGGTCGGCCGATACTTATACGACTTGCTGATCAGTCCCTTGctatttatttgtttaatttttttctacttaGTGTTTACTAATTTATACTTATACTCTTTACATTACATGTTGTTCTAATCTCGTCATTTCTTATTCGGTCTCTTAGTgtgtttcctgtaattcttctgagTATTCTTATTTCTGGTGTCTTCGGCACTCTCTGTATTTTGGCTGTATTGAGTCTGGTTTCGGATGCGTACGTCGTTATTGGTCTTACatattcttgacttcatctcataGTTAATGTGTTGTTtacgccatatagtgttattaagtcaTACTGCTGATCTATTGTCTCCTTGTATTTGATCTAGTATTTCTTTTTCAACCTCTTCATAGCTAGATATTGTAATCTTTACGTACTTTATTTTCAGTACTTGTTGTAGTGCTAACACCATCGACTTTTTATATATTATTggttcttcaatgatttctactGTTCGACTTTTCTTAGTTAAAATAATcatgttaaattcttttgctcttataatAAATCTGTCAACTATTCTTTAAAGGCTGTCTTAATTTTGGGCTGTCAATATtacatcgtctgcgtaacagagaattttaatttcattttcccCGTTCTTCATCTCCTTCCTTTATTGACGCTCTTTATGACTTAATCCTTGGTTATATTGAATAGTATAGGGCTTAGTGGATCCCTATCTTATTCCGTTACCTTTATCTATTCGATCCGTAAGCTGTCCGTCTATTCTGACTTCCTGGCTTCCCTCCTATTGTTTAGATAGGagttttcaattgtttttataatttccAGTAGGATCTCTTTACTATACAAgatttgtattacatttttaagtcttactctgtcaaatggcTTCTTCAAGTCGGTCATATATACGAATGGGGGTCTATTGTATGTAAATGCTTTCTCTGTAGTCTGTTTTATGACGAATATTGCGACCTTCCCAAATGGAAACTTTATTGCTCGTCTGCTAAGTTTGAGCTGATTTATTCATTCTTGAAAAATTTGAGTTTTTATTTTCAGGGTAGTATTTAGTAAAGTTGTAACTCtgtaattttatagttatttcTGACTACTCTTTTTGAATAATAAGATTAGCTAGCTTGTcatccattcttccggtattttattatCTTATATTCTTGCTTATTAATGTTGTCAATTCTTCCGTTGTTGCTGCTTCACCATATTTCAACAATTCATTTGGTATCccatctttacctgctgcttttctgttctttagtTTTTCATGTGTTTTTTGTACTTCATGCGTGCTTATGTAAACGTTTTCGTTAATACCAATTTCTGGTGTTTGTGGTTCCAGCGCCATTGTTTGTTCTTCTGTATATAACTTCTTTAAATGTCTCTAACCTCCGCTCTTGACCTCTTATCAAGCGCCATATTTTGCTTTGCAAACCATAAAAATCAAGCTTTATAATCACGTTATGTACTTTTTACTACATTTCTCTCTCCTTTCATTTTTGTAGATTGAAACGATTTTTAAACACTGTAATTTTTTAGACCTGTGTAGTATTTTAAGTATTATTAATTTCATCGTTGTAATTgtaatcattttttatatttttcctttgTCATTCCTGTAGGCtatttaaactttatttaaattttatttttgaaatctgaTATTACAATGGCGAAACTTTGACAGAAAGATTAATTATTAAACACAGATGCGGGAAATTTTAGTCTATTCTTCCCCCACATTTtacttttaaacatttttcaattttatttttggaaGAATCTGATATCACAATGACAAAACTTTGACAGAAagacttattattaaaaaatacaaatgcgCGAAATTTTAGTCCGTTTTTcctttacattttacttttagaattaaataaaaacaaatatatgtcTATTTTCCAACTAATCACCCTGCATATCTCTCTACTCATAATCTACTTATCTACATTTTGTGACTAACCCTTAATATTATTGTGTATGTTTACATATTTGTGTTAAATAGTGTTAAACTATCAAATGTGGCAAGTAATTTATTTGTAACGGCAAGTAACCCAAGTCCTATAATAGGCGCAGCCGTAAAGAAGTAAACCAAGCCCTGTAGTTCCCACAATCTGTTTAGTAGTTTTTATGACTTTTATTGACTAATCGTATCCTTTCGGTTGTTTTCTTTTGATCTAATATTCTAAATATTCTAGACAATATTTTAATACTCATGTCAGTTTAAAGCATTTACTTACCATGATGAATTATTTAATCAGAAATGTAATTGATATGTcacttttcaataaaaactttttttaatcattattgaataaaatatttagtatCATTTCTATAATTTAGTTCAACAGTATTTTGGCAGTTTTTAAAATtacttatttaaattataatataatattatacccACTTTTTTGGGTATTTTTCACACGAATGGCATATtcaaatgataataaatattccttgtttatattataaaatccaTCAAGTAATGAATTAATATTTTATCTTTTAGATTTGCACCTTACTGATAGCCACTGTGCTAGCAGAAGAAGCATCAAAAAAGAAGCGTGGCTTACTGCTTGGAGGAGGTGGAGATGACTTTGGACACGGTGGCGGATTTGGAGGTCATGGAAGTGAATTAAGTTTAGGAGGACATGGCTTGGGAGGACATGATTTTGGAAGCAATTTGGGCAGTCATGGTGTAGGGGGCGATATAGGGGGACACGGCAGTTTTGACGGAGGCTTTGGCGGAGGTATTGGAGGAGGTGAAGGTCACGTTAGCCATATTACGCTTCACAAAACAGTAAAGATACCAGTTCCCCAGCCATATCCTGTACCTGTCGAAAAGAAGATCCCATATCCTGTTAAAGTACCAGTGGCTGTAAAAGTTGACAAACCCTATCCTGTCCATGTTCCCAAACCATACCCAGTACATATCGACAAACCTTATCCAGTAAAAATCTTTAAGGACGTACCTTATCCAGTTAAAGTACCATACAAAGTTCCCGTCCCTGTAAAAGTGCCAGTACATATTCCAAAACCTTACCCAGTACCAGTACACAAACCTGTTCCAGTTCATGTACCAGATATACAAATCGTAAAGAAACCTGTGCCCGTAATTATCCACGCTGGTCATGGCGGTGACAGTTATGGTTCCAGTGGGCTTGGAGATCATGGATCTATAGGACTTGGGGCAAGTGGTTTAGGAGGCCACGAAAGCTTCGGAGGAAGTGATCATTTTGGATCTTCGAGCTTTAGCTCAAGTGATTTTGGTGGGCACGGACTCTCTTCATCTCTAGGTGGAGGATACGGTCATCACTAATCTAAGTTCAATCTGTGAGGTGTATATTAGAAATAGCTCTGTACGAATAAGTCAGAGAGTTTTTCTGATATGTGTAAAGCAGAGTCTTCTTGTTGGCAACTGTGATATCGATCTGTACCAATTCTTTAATTTCTGTTTTTGTGTTTTAATaaagatttatatttttttgattatCTGTGAAATTATTGTAACCTAAatcatttctttattttatttaataatcagTCTAATATTGTTTAACATATAACTaacagtttttttataaaaacgaGGAAATTAATCCCATCACCTATTCTCTCTATTTTTaagatattaataataattaataataataaagagtaATTCTCCTCAATGGACTAAAAGGTTGATCCTTTTatgcaaataaataaaaaataaaaatacatcaaTAGGTACTAAAGCGAGCAGGAacagaaataattaaaattttaaataattcatttGATAATGCGGGGTAGAATCATGggcaaaaataatattatattaaaagtaAAGTCCTGACTATACAATTTGTGAAAATTGTGTGGATTATTTTCAGGGAATTGTTTCCAAGGTAGAAGCTAAAGTTATAGTTACCACGTAAAATATTAATCTCATCACGACAAGCTGAACGTAAGAAAAAAATTGATGACGTAGTTTCTCGCGTACGAGATAACTTGctataatttttgttattaatatctaCCTGAGATGTACGAGGAATATTGTTCAGAAGCTATTTCCTTGTAGCATCAAAACGCAATTACTACTTTTATTGGGAACAAGTGACAATCTAAGTTTaaattgacttttcaatttccTTTTCGgaaatcattcccaaaatacaaaacaataataaattaaacaaattttgttttttgttacgtggtgaaaaattcttctaataatttaattgtatctgactcattcatattgataattcagacatatattatacatttttaagtaaacgactttaaaatgatattaccaatattgctgagttgcctTTCTGGGAGGATTTTAgtgtaagatagtttattcgattcCGTGAAAGCAACTGTAACTTGAGAAAATCCGTCAAAAAAAAAACCATAGCATACGATTCGTCTTTCAAATGACAACCACATGTCATGATGAtagtaaaattcttctgttagaTTCCATAGCAAATCATgagaaaaaaccagaaaaaaaaaacccgtaatactatcccgacatggtaagtatttcgtcttaaatttttactctatataaacaccaaactctgattttatatgtatgttatttaaaaaacataaatattgtaTGCTCAATATGTAACTTACTTACTAATAGtggttttttccttttattgactttctcttttattattatattttatgggTAACCAGATAATAGTGCCTTtcgccgaggaatttgcgacacaattaatctcatttagcataattagagctgtttctttgatttttctctttttaccatttgTTTCTTATAGCACTATACTTAAATCGTTTTATTGAACCcttatgttcattttcccatatatgtgtttacatatttgagatctatcaaattgttcatttttaatgATTGATGTTCACGTATTCTAACATTTATTGGTCTTTaggtttcacctaaataaaaatgatcgcattcacaaagtattttataaataaaattctttgttctttcttgtttattgttaggtttcgttttagataaaatagatctcagtCTGTTTGTTGCtttgaatattttatttagaATGTATTATTCCTTCTGTATGCTGTAGGATATCGTTCTAAATTGTTCTGTTacattcggtcgattgttgaaatttccttatttataaacgataaacgataatcattttttaataaaacagatgttaacaaatggtTTTCCCCTAAGAacaaattttcgttggaacaaGTAATGTTGGCTCTACCATAATAAGAATTTAATGATTGAATGATTTAACTATTGGtttgtgttggttttctatacacctgattctcatatccagtatcgtccTTAGAGATGAACATATCCAGAATAGGAAGGGGtcttattatattccttttccgtGATAAATGTTTTTGtctctttatcgtttatatcatttaaccTTCGGCCAGGCGCGCCCTAAATAATTACATCATCAGGCGCTCCGCAGCAATTTACTGCCATGTAGTTTCTGATTGTTTTCgacatttttaattattgattaaCTGTATCggtttttattttgtcaaataatAAGAACGCtttattaatttaactaattttaataaattgtacagaaaaaaaattttaatttatttgatcattacaattaatacatacaatattagatttaGAATGTCTTTTACAAGTGAATCCACTACATTGTGTACATTTCATAGAGGTATACGACTTGATTTTTTCACTGTAACAATTGCATCACCTACCACGTTTAGCAGGATTTTCGTCTTCTTGATGGGATACTGGTTGCCTCGGAAACATCCTGGACAGGAACTCGGTTATATCACGTGGAAGTGTTTTAATTTGTGATCGTGTATGAAGGTGTCCTTTCATCAAGTTCATTGCAAGGTTTTTGAGAAAATGTCTCCTTTTGAGTGATTTTCCAGAATTTGCAGCGGAATGTAGAACAAAAGCATTTATGCCTCCAATATTCATTAAATTATAGAATATAACACACGGCCATCTTTTAGTAATTCGTGAAACAGTGCATGATGAACATAATTTATCTACAGTATCAACTCctccttttgttttattgtaatctAAAATCAACTGTGGTTTCTTAGTATCCATGTCAACTGTACTTTCGTTGTGCATAGACGATAATAATATGACTGACTTACTTTTACGCGGCACGTAAGAGgtaatcatataatttttttgaaatccAAATATGCTAGATTGAACTGCCCTTGATTTATGTggaagaaattcttgaggaatttctcttttctttttcttcagcGTCCCAAGCAGAGTAACTGTCTTCTGCAGCAAATATCTAGCTAACGGaatactagtataaaaattatctgtTGTTATGTTTCTTCCTGTCATTTCTACGGACTCTATTAGGCGCAAAGGCCGAATTTGATACGTCGTATGGGCCACTTGACTGTTTACCGCAATATATCTCTAAATTGGCGGTATAAAATGTTTGAGCATCACACAACGCGTACATTTTTATCCCGTACTTAGCAGGTTTGTTGGGTATATATTGTATCCAGCTACACCTACCTCTAAAGGGATGGAGcatttcatcaataattgttgtATACGCTGTATATAAGCTCATTACTGCTCGAACAATATCAATCCCTGTGCCATCTTTTTCCCAAAGTTCCATCACATTTGTGTGATTGCCGTGCTTTATGCCAATCAAATAGAGGAGTCCAAAAAACGCCAATAACTCATTCCTGTCCACATTCCTGCAATCTCTATCTCTCAAATATTGCGTTTTATCTCTAtgttcatttatatataaattggtaaaaattagaatttcatcaaccatatcaatattgataatagtaaaaaacgcatcaatttctgtttttatttgacgTGCAGTTCCTTTTAATCCCGGTGgtactctcattatattttgttgctttgtcttagatgtggcaaaagaagttttataCTACTTACTTGTTTTATCCTTGCCAATGAATGTATCTTCAACGTTTTCGTAAAACACTTCCTCCTCATCTGACATATCTTGCTCTGAACATGTATCGTCGTGGTTCTCCTCAATTTGTTGTTCATTCAAATCACTATCACTTTCCAATACTTCATCTGTTTCATCTTCAATATCTgtcatattatttataatttcctcTAACTGTGCTTGGGTTAACACTTCCTTTGGATTTTTACGAGACATAacgtaatcttcttcttcttcctatgccgtccccattaacggaggttggcgaccacatttttaaaagcttctctgtcttttgcaacgtggaataattcgtctacagtcatgtttgtccagtctcgaatatttcgcagccatgacttcctctttctacctattccctttttaccatcgactctaccctgcatgatgacctgcagaagactatatttattatttcttagtatgtgtccaaggtatgcagtcttgcgtacttttatcgttctcaacaattttttgtctcgactcatccttctcagcacttcctcattggtgaacctggcagtccatggaattctccggtatatccaaagttcaaaggcttcaatctttttaactatttgcgcttttagtgtccatgtttctaccccgtacaatagttgcgaatagacgtaacattcaacaaacctcagtctcagcgcagtattcagatttttgtcacagaacaattgtttgaattttaagaacgctgcccttgccatttctattcgtacccggatctcttggtctggatctaattctgtgttgatgcaagctcccagatatttatattttgtcactctctctatttgctgtccaccaagagttagttgtttattatttattggactccttgatactatcataaatttggtcttatctgtgttgatgtcaagtcccatttgaatgcattcaccatttattgcatctagtaaagtttgtagttcttctatactctcagccataattaccgtgtcatctgcaaatctcatggtgtttatgatttctccaccaattcttattccctcttttctttcccataaggcttttctgaatatgacctgtgagtacacgttgaaaagcgtcggagacaagacgcatccttgcctaacccctctcgcaatcggtatattatttgtttctatattgttcacctttactactactttctggttccagtatatagccttaataaactcaatgtcttttttgtctaaatgaatgttttttaattcatctattaacttcatatgctgcactcggtcaaaggccttcctttCGTAATCGTAacgtaatctaaaa from Diabrotica undecimpunctata isolate CICGRU chromosome 4, icDiaUnde3, whole genome shotgun sequence encodes:
- the LOC140439793 gene encoding uncharacterized protein yields the protein MKILICTLLIATVLAEEASKKKRGLLLGGGGDDFGHGGGFGGHGSELSLGGHGLGGHDFGSNLGSHGVGGDIGGHGSFDGGFGGGIGGGEGHVSHITLHKTVKIPVPQPYPVPVEKKIPYPVKVPVAVKVDKPYPVHVPKPYPVHIDKPYPVKIFKDVPYPVKVPYKVPVPVKVPVHIPKPYPVPVHKPVPVHVPDIQIVKKPVPVIIHAGHGGDSYGSSGLGDHGSIGLGASGLGGHESFGGSDHFGSSSFSSSDFGGHGLSSSLGGGYGHH